One Gadus morhua chromosome 13, gadMor3.0, whole genome shotgun sequence genomic window carries:
- the LOC115557387 gene encoding odorant receptor 131-2-like, which translates to MNPRYILFIHMVLNDMLQLTVSVLLFVLSYVFFSINACICCSLVTLAALTTQNTPLNLVCMATECFIAVFLPLRHAQLCTVRRTYTLIGLIWLVSSAAIIPDVLIALATEPLEYFLSRVFCVRDNIFPKLIEKVHVYNIVFLVLVWLILFYVYVKILVAAKGANADAKKARDTVLLHAFQLLLCMLTYIAPVLKRSLFLWFPRHYANALFVCYIVIQMFPRFLSPIVYGLRDKTFRQYLKRNMMLKKIKTKIVKPLHSLK; encoded by the coding sequence ATGAACCCTCGCTACATCCTCTTCATCCACATGGTGCTGAACGACATGCTGCAACTGACCGTCTCCGTGCTGCTCTTCGTCCTCAGCTACGTCTTCTTCTCGATCAACGCGTGCATCTGCTGCTCACTGGTGACCCTCGCCGCCCTCACCACCCAGAACACACCCCTTAACCTGGTGTGCATGGCGACGGAGTGCTTCATCGCTGTGTTTCTGCCACTGCGCCATGCTCAGCTCTGCACCGTCAGGAGGACCTACACCCTGATCGGCCTCATCTGGTTGGTGAGCTCGGCGGCCATCATCCCCGATGTCCTGATCGCACTCGCCACCGAGCCCCTAGAGTACTTCCTCTCACGAGTGTTCTGCGTGCGGGATAACATCTTCCCCAAACTCATCGAGAAGGTCCACGTCTACAACATTGTGTTCCTCGTGCTGGTGTGGCTCATCCTGTTCTATGTCTACGTGAAGATCTTGGTCGCGGCCAAAGGGGCTAACGCCGACGCCAAGAAAGCCAGGGACACCGTCCTGCTGCACGCCTTCCAGCTGCTGCTCTGCATGCTGACCTACATCGCTCCTGTGCTGAAGCGTAGTCTGTTCCTCTGGTTCCCCAGACACTACGCCAATGCACTGTTTGTCTGTTACATCGTCATTCAGATGTTCCCCCGGTTCCTCAGTCCAATCGTATACGGCCTGCGAGACAAGACCTTCAGACAGTACCTGAAGAGAAATATGATGCTTAAAAAGATCAAGACTAAGATTGTCAAGCCTCTGCACTCCCTTAAATAG